The DNA window CACCGCTGCGCCGGATGTATCCCAGCTCGCCGTGCAGATCGTTGATGTCGATGAGATATTCGAAGTTCGCCAGCCGCAGCTTCATCATCGGCAGCAGGCTGTGGCCGCCGGCCACCAGCCTCGCTGAGCTTCCGAGTCGCTCCAGCAGTCCAATGGCTTGATCTACGCTCGTGGCACGTTCGTACTCGAACGGAGCCGGCACCTGCACCCTGCACCTCCCGCGAATTCGCGCCGAACCCTCGCGCGGGTCAGGTCCAATGTCAACAGTGACCTAAGGGATCTCTTAACTAGCGTTTGACTCTCCCGTGAAGATCGCGGATCGTTTTCCGGATGCGGGACATCGTCGACGGGCTGCTCGCGTGGCGCGCCTCGGGCACCGAGTTCGCCCTGGCCACGGTCGTCAACACGTGGCGATCGGCACCTCGCCGACCGGGTGCCGCGATGGCCGTCAACGCGTCCGGCGAGGTCATCGGCAGCGTCTCCGGCGGCTGCGTCGAGGGCGCGGTCTACGCCGCCGCGCAGGAGGTCCTGCAAACCGGAAAAGCACAGACCCAGGTGTACGGGGTGAGCGACGGCGACGCCCTGGAAGCAGGACTGACCTGTGGCGGCACGATCGAGGTGATGATCCAGCCGGCCGCGGCGCTCACCGCGATCGACGAGGTGCTGGACGCCGTCGCCGCGGGCCGCCCGGTCGCCACCGTGACCGTCCCCGACGCGCAGCTGGTCGTCTGGCCGGCCGGGCCGGCAGAGGGGACCCTGGGGGACGCGGAGCTGGACAGGCAGGCCGCTCAGCAGGCGGCTGGCCTCCTCGCGCACGGCCGTTCGGCGATCGTGCAGGCCTGCGAGCGCGAGGTCTTCGTCCAGTCCTACGCGGCCCCGGCCCGCATGATCGTCTTCGGTGCCATCGACTTCGCGGCCGCGGTCGCCCGGATCGGCAAGTTCCTCGGCTACCAGGTCACGGTCTGCGACGCGCGCGGCGTCTTCGCCACCCCGGCCCGCTTCCCCGAGGCCGACGAGATCGTGGTCGAGTGGCCCCACCGGTACCTGGAGTCCACCGAGGTCGACGAGCGCACCGTGCTGTGCGTCCTCACCCACGACCCGAAGTTCGACATCCCGCTGCTGCAGGTCGCCCTGCATACCCCCGCCCGGTACATCGGGGCGATGGGCAGCCGCCGCACCTGCGAGGACCGCCTGGCCCGGCTCCGCGAGGCCGGCGTCTCCGAGGCGGCCCTGTCACGGCTGCGCGCCCCGATCGGCCTGGACCTGGGCGCCCGAACCCCGGAGGAGACAGCGGTGGCTATCGCCGCCGAGATCGTCGCCCTGTCCTGGGGCGGTTCCGGGGCGCCGCTGACCGACCTGACCGCGCCCATCCACGGCGCCTGACCACCCATCCCACTACCCGCCGGCGATCTCCGCACCGGCTGGCCGATCCGGGGGCTCCGCGCAGCGACCAAGATCCGCCCCCTGCCGATCGCCGCACCCGGCCAAAGCCGAGACCAACTCAAGCGAAGTGGCGTGAGGGCGCTCGCGAGCCGTAGCTCAGGCAGGCAAAACGGCTGGGAAACCTGCGTCGGCTACGGCTGGCGTGCGGGAGCCGTAGTGCGCGCAGGTAAAAACGGCCGGGAAGCCGGCGCCGGCTACGGCTGGCGTGCGCGTGATGCCACTCGGGCTGGGTTGATCTCCCGTTCGGGTGGTGAACGGCAGGGCGGCTCACGGTGGGCTCGTGCGAGGGTGGCGGCTCACGATACGGCTCTGTCGCGAGGGCGGCAGCACACCGAAGCTCGCGCCGACCGCGATGAGGTCGCACCGAAACGGTTCGTGTGCTTCCATCCCGGCCCTGGCGTTGATGAAACGCCACACAAGCGTTGCGTGTGACCTGATCCCCGCGGCGCAAGCGTTGCGTGTGACCTGATCCCCATCCCCGCGGCACCGGCGTTGCGTGTGACCTCACCCCCGCGGCACAGCCGTTGCGTGTGACCTCACCCCCGCGGCACAGCCGTTGCGTGTGACCTCATCCACGCCAGCGGACGGTCCGGCCGTACCCCCTGGGGGTTCAGCCTCTCTTCATCAGGCGACCGACCGCGGCCATCAACTCGGACGCCATCTCGTCGGCGCGGCCCTCCTGGGCCCCCTCGTGCATGCAGTGGCGGGCGTGCCCATCGAGGAGGCCGAGCGCGACCTTGTCGAGGGCGGCCTGGATCGCGGAGATCTGGGTGAGGATGTCGATGCAGTAGCGGTCGTCCTCGACCATGCGCTCGATGCCTCGGACCTGGCCTTCGATGCGGCGCAGCCGGGATTGCAGGTTGTCCTTGGTGGCCGTGTAGCCGCGCGTCGGAGCCGGGTTGGTCATGGACACCATGCTACAACCCCCCAGGGGTATCGAATGCGGCTTGCCATACCCCTACCGGGTATGTGTACGCTGGGGCCATGCAGACCACGACCTACTCCGTGACCGGAATGACCTGCGACCACTGTGCGAACTCGGTCAGCGCCGAGCTCGGCCGGATAGCCGGGGTCACCGATGTCCGGGTCGAACTCGCTTCCGGAACCGTCGTCGTGACGAGCACGGAGGCGCTCGACCGGGACGCCGTCGCCGCCGCGGTGGACGAGGCAGGGTATGAGCTGGGGGTGACGCCGTGAGGACATCGGTGCGACTGGGCGCCTACGCCGCCGGACTGGTGGTGATCTTCGGGGTGTCGGCGGGCGCGGGAAAGGCTCTCGGACCGGACACCTCACCGGACAAACCCGAAGCCGCAGCCCCGGCACACACGGCAGCCCACGGTGACCCCGCGCCGGGCGCGACGGCAACACACGGTGACCCCGGGCCGAGCGCGACCGCGGCACACGGTGACCCCGGGCCAAGCGCGACCGCGGCACACGGTGACCCCGGGCCAAGCGCGACCGCGGCACACGGTGACCCCGCCACGGAGGCCGCCGCCACCCCGGCCGGACTGCAGACCGTCCAGGACGGCTACCGCCTCGCCCCGCTGACCACCACCCTCTCCACGACCGAACCCACCCCGTTCGAGTTCCGCATCCTCGGCCCGGACAACCGTCCCGTCACCGACTACACCACCGAGCACGACAAGGACCTGCACCTCATCGTGGTCCGCCGCGACCTCGCCCACTACCAGCACGTCCACCCCACCCGGAAACCGGACGGCACCTGGACGATCCCGCTGAGGGCGGGCGCACCCGGCCAGTACCGCGTCTTCGCCGACTTCGTGACGGTCGGCCACGACCTCACCCTCGGCGTCGACGTCCCGGCGCCCGGCAACTACCAGCCGGCGCTGCTCCCCCATCCGGAGCGCACCGCCGACGTGGACGGCTACCGGGTCACCCTCGGCGGTGACCTCCACGATCCCCGGTTCACGATCACCCGGGGAGGCGCCGCGATCACGCCGGAGCCCTACCTGGGAGCTCGCGGCCACCTTGTCGCGCTGCGCGAGGGCGACCTCGCCTACCTGCACGTGCACCCGGCCGACCCGGACGAGCTGGCCTTCCACGCGGAGGTCCCGTCCGACGGGGTCTACCGTCTCTACCTGGACTTCCAGCACGACGGAAACGTGCACACCGCCGAGTTCACCGCCGACACCGGTCACACGCGCAAATGAGGACCCCCGTCATGAACCGGATAGAGCTCACCATCGGCGGGATGACCTGCGCGTCCTGCGCGGCCCGCATCGAGAAGAAGCTGAATCGGATGGACGGCGTGACCGCCACGGTCAACTACGCCACCGAGAAGGCCACGGTGACCGTCGACGGCCCGGTCACCCCGGCCGACCTGATCGCGACCGTGGAGAAGACCGGCTACACCGCCGCCGAGAAGCAGCAGGAAGTCGATCAAAACTCGGAAAAGGCGGACCCGCTGGCCACCCGCCTCTGGGTCTCCGCCGCCCTCAGCGTCCCGGTCATCCTCCTCGCCATGGTCCCGGCCTGGCAGTTCACCTACTGGCAATGGGCCTCGCTGACCCTCGCCGCCCCGGTGGTCGTCTACGGCGGCTGGCCCTTCCACAAGGCTGCCGCCGTCAATCTCCGCCATGGCGCCGCCACCATGGACACGCTGATCTCGCTCGGCACTCTGGCCGCGTTCGGCTGGTCCCTATGGGCCCTGTTCTTCGGCACCGCCGGCGAGCCGGGCATGACGCACCCGTTCCGGATCGCCATCGAGCGCAGTGACGGCGCCGGCAACATCTACCTGGAGGCGGCCACCGGCGTCACCACGTTCCTGCTGGCCGGCCGCTATTTCGAGTCCCGTTCCAAGCGGCGCGCCGGCGCGGCGCTGCGGGCGCTGCTGGAGCTGGGCGCCAAGGAGGTCACGGTCCTGCGCGGCGGCGCGGAGAGCCGGATCCCGGTGGCGCAGCTGGCGGTGGGTGACCGGTTCGTCGTCCGCCCCGGCGAGAAGATCGCCACGGACGGGGTCGTGGAGGACGGCTCCTCGGCCGTCGACATGAGCATGCTGACCGGCGAGAGCGTCCCGGTCGAGGTGGAGCCCGGGGCGACGGTCGCCGGCGCGACGGTGAACGCGGGCGGCCGGCTGATCGTCCGTGCCACCCGGGTCGGCGCCGACACCCAGCTCGCGCAGATGGCCCGTCTGGTCGAGGAGGCGCAGTCCGGCAAGGCGGAGGTGCAGCGGCTCGCCGACCGGATCTCCGGGGTCTTCGTGCCGATCGTGATCGGTCTCGCGGCGGCGACGCTGGGCTGGTGGTTCGGCACCGGGTCCGGCTGGACGGCCGCGTTCACCGCCGCCGTGGCCGTGCTGATCATCGCGTGCCCGTGCGCGCTCGGCCTGGCGACACCGACGGCCCTGCTGGTCGGAACCGGTCGCGGCGCCCAGCTCGGCATCCTGATCAAGGGTCCCGAGGTGCTGGAGTCCACCCGCCGCGCCGACACGATCGTCCTGGACAAGACCGGAACCGTCACCACCGGCCGGATGACGCTCGCCGCGGTGCTCCCCGCCGCCGGCCAGGACCGCGACGAGCTGCTGCACCTCGCGGCCTCTGCCGAGTCCGCGTCGGAACACCCGATCGCTGCCGCGATCGCCTCCGGGTGCGGCGATCACCTTCCGGTGAGTGGTTTCACCAGCTTCGAGGGCCTGGGGGTACGGGCCAGCGTCGCCGGCCGCGAGCTCGTGGCGGGCCGGGTGGCCCTGCTCCGGCGTGAGGGCCTGACGATCCCGGCCGAGGTCGAGGACGCCGTGGCCGCCGAGGAGGCAGCCGGCCGTACCGCGATCGTGGCCGGCTGGGACGGCGCGGCCCGGGGTGTCCTCTCGGTCGCCGACGCGGTGAAGCCCACCAGCCGCGACGCGATCGCCCGCCTGCGCGCGCTGGGCCTGCGCCCGATCCTGCTGACCGGTGACAACGAGACGGTCGCCCGCGCGGTCGCCGCCGAGGTCGGCATCGACGAGGTGATCGCCGGGGTGCTGCCCGCCGACAAGGTGGAGACGGTGAAGCGCCTGCAGTCCGAGGGCCGGGTCGTGGCGATGGCCGGTGACGGGGTGAACGACGCCGCCGCCCTGGCGCAGGCCGACCTGGGCCTGGCGATGGGCACCGGCACCGACGTGGCGATCGAGGCGTCCGACCTCACCCTGGTACGCGGTGACCTGTCCGCCGCCGTCGACGCGATCCGGCTGTCCCGCCGCACCCTGCGGATCATCAAGGGCAACCTGTTCTGGGCGTTCGCCTACAACGTGGCGGCTCTCCCGCTCGCGGCGGCCGGCCTGCTCAACCCGATGATCGCGGGGGCGGCGATGGCGTTCAGTTCGGTGTTCGTGGTGGCGAACAGCCTCCGCCTGAGGCGCTTCGCCGCAGCCACCTGACACAGCGACGCGGCCCGCACGATCCCGACACAAGAGTCCAAGATCGCGCGGGCCGCCGCCGTCAGTCCAGCCCGGTTCGGCCGGGCCGGCCGCTAGTCCAGCACGCCCGGCCCGGCCCGGCCGTCAGTCCAGCACGGCCGTCACGGTCCCCGCGGCCACCGTGCGGTTGCCCTCACGGACCGCGAACCCCATCCCCGGCTCCAGCGCCACCGCCTTACCCAGCGTGACCGTCACCGCGTCCAGCGTGTCACCCGGCATCACCAGGTCACGGTCACCCAGGTCGATCCCACCCGACACGTCCGTCGTGTGCAGGTAGAACTGCGGCCGGTAGTGCTGCTCGAACGGGGTGTGCCGGCCACCCTCGGCGGCCGTCAACGCGTACATCCGGGCCTGGAACCTGCGGTGCGCAAGCACCGAACCCGGCGCCGCGACCACCTGGCCGCGCTGCACCTGCTCGCGCTTGACCCCGCGGAGCAGGATCGCCGCGTTGTCACCGGCCTCCGCCGACTCCAGGATCTTCCCGAACGTCTCCAGCCCGGTGGCGACGCTGCTCACCGTGTCACCGAGGCCCACGATCTCCACCGGCGAACCGGCCCGCAGCGTGCCGCGCTCGACCTTTCCGGTGACGACGGTGCCCCGCCCGCTGATCGACAGCACGTTCTCGATCGGCATCAGGAACGGCTCACCGAGCTCACGGGGCGGAATCGGGATGTACTCGTCCACGGCGTCGAGCAGCTCCACGATCGACCTCGTCCACCGCGGGTCGCCCTCCAGCGCGCGCAGGGCGCTCACCGGGATCACCGGAACCTCGTCACCGGGGAATCCGTACTCCGACAGCAGCTCCCGGACCTCCAGCTCGACCAGGTCGAGCAGCTCCGGGTCGTCCACCGCGTCCGCCTTGTTGAGCGCGACCACCAGGTACGGCACGCCGACCCGCTGCGCGAGCAGCACGTGCTCCCGCGTCTGCGGCATCGACCCGTCCTGCGCCGACACGACGAGGATCGCCCCGTCCACCTGCGCCGCCCCCGTGATCATGTTCTTCACGTAGTCGGCGTGGCCGGGCATGTCCACGTGCGCGTAGTGCCGGGTCGCGGTCTCGTACTCGACGTGCGCGATCGTGATGGTGATCCCGCGGGCCGCCTCCTCCGGCGCCCGGTCGATCCCCTCGAACGCGACATACCGGTTGGTTGCCGGGTCGCGCTCGGCGAGAACCTTGGTGATCGCCGCCGTCAGCGTCGTCTTGCCATGGTCGACGTGCCCCATCGTCCCGATGTTGAGATGCGGCTTGGTCCGGACAAACTGGCTCTTGGCCATCGTTCTGCTTCCTCACTGGATGCGAGGCGTGGGGTGTCACGAGCCCCGATGCCACCCGGGGCGCGCCAGAACCGCGCAGCGTGCAGACACCCTCCCCCGGGTCCTGCTGCCGATGGGGAAGGGTCAGACTCGCGAATCAGCGAAGACGTGCGGGCGCACGGGAGCCACCACAGAGGGCAGCTGCAGACCGGGCGCGAAGAACATGGCTGGGACTGTAGCTCGCCCGCCAACCCCCGGCGACCCATTTTCCGGTACGGGCGACACCGCCCCCGAACCCACCGCCCCGTCCCCCGGCTGACACGCGACCACCTGCCGCCACCGGGCCGCTGCGCGTCCGCCGGCGACCGGTGCATGGTCACCCCGCGCCCGTCCCGCCCACCCATCAGCGCGTGGATTCCGGGTGCGCTCCGCCCCGCACCCCAACACGCAGACGCGAATGCCGCGATCCGTGGGGAATTCCGGTCACCGACCCGCGAGCCGTAGCCGGCGCAGGCTTCCCGGCCGTTTTACCTGTGCGGACGACGGCTCGCGGACGCCAGCCGTCGCCGGCGCAGGCTTCCCGACCGTTTTGCCTGCCTGGGCTACGGCTCGCGAGCGCCCGCTGCCACGTCGCTTGAGTTGATCTCGGCTTCGGCCTGGTGAGGCGATCGGCTTGACTGCGCACCTGGGTTTTCGATCCGCCCGGTGAACTCGCGCGGGAGCCACAGAGCGACGCCCGGGCCGTGGTGACGCCGGGGCCGGGACAGCGAGATGCGGCTGATGTCGGTGGTGTCGGCCGGCCGCGCGCGGGTAGCTGTAGGACCATGAACGTCGTCGTGACCGGCCAGCTGGCCCGAGACCTGGTCCTGCTCGTGGACGAGATGCCGGAGACCGGCACCTCGGCGGACGCCCGGCTGCGCCGGGAGATGCTCGGCGGCAAGGGCGCCAATCAGGCCGTCGCCCTGGCGCAGCTCGGCGCGCGGCCGGTGCTGGTCGCGGTGCGCGGCGACGACCGGGTCGGCGAGGAGCTGATCGAGCAGGCCCGCCGGGACGGGATCGACGTCGGTCACGTGATCTGCCGGCCGGGCACCGAGACCGGGTTGATCGTGGAGGCGCTCGACGCGTCCGGTGGCTGGCGTTACCTGCAGCACCTGCCGGACGGGGTGCTGCTCACCGAGGCCGACGTGGACGCGGCGGCGCCCACGCTGCGGTCGGCCGACGCCGTCCTGGTGCAGTTGCAGCAGCCCGGACCCGCCGCGCTCGCCGCTGCCCGGCACGCCCGCGCGGGCGGCGCGCTGGTGGTCCTGGACGGGGAGCTGCCCGAGGCCGAGCGCGACGAGCTGCTGAAACTCGCCGACGTGATCCGCGCCGACGAGCACGAGGCCGAGTCCCTCGGCGACGTGAGCGTCGAGGCGCCGGGCGGGACGGGAGCCGAGACGCTGGGCGGGACGGGCGGCCCGCTGCTGATGCTCGGGCGCTCGGACGGGAACCTGGTCCGGTGGGCGGACGGCGAGGAGTTCATCCCGCTCACCGACGAGAAGGTGGTGGACACCACGGGCGCCGGGGACGCGCTCACCGCGGCGCTAACCGTGGGCCTGCTGCGGGGGATGCCTCCGGTGGAGGCCGGCCGGTTCGCGGTGGCGGCGGCCGGCGCCACGGTGGGCCATCCGGGTGGACGCCCGGATCTCTCCCGGCTCAGGCGGGGGTGAGCATCTCGGTCACCGACCAGTGCTCGACGATCAGGCCCTCCTCGAACCGCCACAGGTCCACGACCGCCTCGCGCACCTCGCCGGCGGTCAGGAAGTAGTGCATGACGACGAGCTGGTCCTCCGCGAGCACGTGCTGGATCTCGATCTCCGCGGTGGCGATCGGCGAGCCCTTGATGAACTCGATCCAGGCGTCCCGGCCGGCCGGCGCGCCCGGGGTGTGCGAGACGAAATCCTCGCGCAGAATCTCGAACAGGACGGCGGTGTCGCCTTGCGCGAACCGGCCGAACGCCTCCAGGAACCTCGCTTTGTTGATCTCCGCCTCATCGATGTCAGTCATGCCTCAACATTGGCATCGGTGGTCGAGTCCTGTCGACAGCGACCGCATGCCTACCATTGATCGGCCGACCATGTCCGGCGTTTCGGTCAGGTCTGCCCGGACGTCCGGGCGCGCTGCGCCGGTCGGTCAATAAAACAGCTGAGCGAGACACCGGCAAGCGTTTCAGTTGCGCTATTCGCTGCGCCTTCTTCCCCCGCGATCGTACGTTTTGAAGCGCCTTTTCCGCCGTCCGAGACGAAGGAGCTTCGCATGCTGAACGCACTGACCGCAGGAGCCATGGCCGTGTCCTCGCTGACCGCGCCGGCCGCGCCCCCGCCCACCACCGAAATGGTGATCGACGTGGTGAAGACGAACGGCACCGGCTGCCCGCCGGGGAGCGCCGAAGTGATCGTGTCGCCGGACAACAAGGCGTTCACGGTCTCCTACAGCAAATTCGTCGCGCAGGTGGGCCCGGAGACCGCGGCCACCGACGTACGAAAGAATTGTCAGCTTCTCCTGAACGTGCTGGTGCCGGACGGTTACACCTACGCGGTGGCCGGCGTCGACTATCGCGGATATGCCAACCTGCAGAAGGGCGTGACCGCGACGGAAAGCGCGTTCTACTACTTCCAGGGCGAATCGCACACCACGGAGATCAAACACGAGCTGGTCGGTTACCTGGCGGACGAGTGGCAGCACAGCGACCGGGTCCCGGTGGAGTCGATGTCATTCCTCGACTGCGACAACAAACGGTATCTGAGCGTGAACACCGAACTCAAGGTCGACCCGGCGAACGCCGACCGGTCGGTCACCAACTGGGTCGCCATGGACTCCATCGACGGCGACCTGGAGACGACCTATCACGTTGCCTGGAAACGGTGCTGACAGTCACTGAGCGTAGCTGAGACGGAAATCCCCCCGCGCGGGCTGGATACTCTCCGCGACTTCATACATCATGGCTCCCGAGCGCGGGGGTCTCGATATGTACATATGTTGCTTGGTGACCGTCAAGACCACCGCCGCCGCCTGTTCACATTCCTGCGGCCCCTCGGTGGAGACACGGTATGGCACAACGACCGACGCTCGCGACGATTCGCGAGCGCACCTACAAGCGCAGGGACGCGTGGTGGACCGTCTGGCTGGTTGACCCGCTCGCCTCCCGGCTGGTCTGGCTGGTGGCACCGTGGCGCTGGGTCACCCCGAACCGGCTGACCTTCGGGGCCTTCCTCGTCGGCCTCGGCTCGGCCGCCTGTTTCTGGCAGCAGGACTACACCTGGCTGCTCGCCGGCGCGGTGCTGTACCACCTGAGCTTCGTGCTGGACTGCATGGACGGCAAGATCGCCCGGCTGAACGGGACGGGTT is part of the Actinoplanes missouriensis 431 genome and encodes:
- a CDS encoding XdhC family protein, whose protein sequence is MRDIVDGLLAWRASGTEFALATVVNTWRSAPRRPGAAMAVNASGEVIGSVSGGCVEGAVYAAAQEVLQTGKAQTQVYGVSDGDALEAGLTCGGTIEVMIQPAAALTAIDEVLDAVAAGRPVATVTVPDAQLVVWPAGPAEGTLGDAELDRQAAQQAAGLLAHGRSAIVQACEREVFVQSYAAPARMIVFGAIDFAAAVARIGKFLGYQVTVCDARGVFATPARFPEADEIVVEWPHRYLESTEVDERTVLCVLTHDPKFDIPLLQVALHTPARYIGAMGSRRTCEDRLARLREAGVSEAALSRLRAPIGLDLGARTPEETAVAIAAEIVALSWGGSGAPLTDLTAPIHGA
- a CDS encoding metal-sensitive transcriptional regulator; protein product: MTNPAPTRGYTATKDNLQSRLRRIEGQVRGIERMVEDDRYCIDILTQISAIQAALDKVALGLLDGHARHCMHEGAQEGRADEMASELMAAVGRLMKRG
- a CDS encoding heavy-metal-associated domain-containing protein, encoding MQTTTYSVTGMTCDHCANSVSAELGRIAGVTDVRVELASGTVVVTSTEALDRDAVAAAVDEAGYELGVTP
- a CDS encoding heavy metal translocating P-type ATPase gives rise to the protein MNRIELTIGGMTCASCAARIEKKLNRMDGVTATVNYATEKATVTVDGPVTPADLIATVEKTGYTAAEKQQEVDQNSEKADPLATRLWVSAALSVPVILLAMVPAWQFTYWQWASLTLAAPVVVYGGWPFHKAAAVNLRHGAATMDTLISLGTLAAFGWSLWALFFGTAGEPGMTHPFRIAIERSDGAGNIYLEAATGVTTFLLAGRYFESRSKRRAGAALRALLELGAKEVTVLRGGAESRIPVAQLAVGDRFVVRPGEKIATDGVVEDGSSAVDMSMLTGESVPVEVEPGATVAGATVNAGGRLIVRATRVGADTQLAQMARLVEEAQSGKAEVQRLADRISGVFVPIVIGLAAATLGWWFGTGSGWTAAFTAAVAVLIIACPCALGLATPTALLVGTGRGAQLGILIKGPEVLESTRRADTIVLDKTGTVTTGRMTLAAVLPAAGQDRDELLHLAASAESASEHPIAAAIASGCGDHLPVSGFTSFEGLGVRASVAGRELVAGRVALLRREGLTIPAEVEDAVAAEEAAGRTAIVAGWDGAARGVLSVADAVKPTSRDAIARLRALGLRPILLTGDNETVARAVAAEVGIDEVIAGVLPADKVETVKRLQSEGRVVAMAGDGVNDAAALAQADLGLAMGTGTDVAIEASDLTLVRGDLSAAVDAIRLSRRTLRIIKGNLFWAFAYNVAALPLAAAGLLNPMIAGAAMAFSSVFVVANSLRLRRFAAAT
- the tuf gene encoding elongation factor Tu, translated to MAKSQFVRTKPHLNIGTMGHVDHGKTTLTAAITKVLAERDPATNRYVAFEGIDRAPEEAARGITITIAHVEYETATRHYAHVDMPGHADYVKNMITGAAQVDGAILVVSAQDGSMPQTREHVLLAQRVGVPYLVVALNKADAVDDPELLDLVELEVRELLSEYGFPGDEVPVIPVSALRALEGDPRWTRSIVELLDAVDEYIPIPPRELGEPFLMPIENVLSISGRGTVVTGKVERGTLRAGSPVEIVGLGDTVSSVATGLETFGKILESAEAGDNAAILLRGVKREQVQRGQVVAAPGSVLAHRRFQARMYALTAAEGGRHTPFEQHYRPQFYLHTTDVSGGIDLGDRDLVMPGDTLDAVTVTLGKAVALEPGMGFAVREGNRTVAAGTVTAVLD
- a CDS encoding PfkB family carbohydrate kinase produces the protein MNVVVTGQLARDLVLLVDEMPETGTSADARLRREMLGGKGANQAVALAQLGARPVLVAVRGDDRVGEELIEQARRDGIDVGHVICRPGTETGLIVEALDASGGWRYLQHLPDGVLLTEADVDAAAPTLRSADAVLVQLQQPGPAALAAARHARAGGALVVLDGELPEAERDELLKLADVIRADEHEAESLGDVSVEAPGGTGAETLGGTGGPLLMLGRSDGNLVRWADGEEFIPLTDEKVVDTTGAGDALTAALTVGLLRGMPPVEAGRFAVAAAGATVGHPGGRPDLSRLRRG
- a CDS encoding nuclear transport factor 2 family protein, with protein sequence MTDIDEAEINKARFLEAFGRFAQGDTAVLFEILREDFVSHTPGAPAGRDAWIEFIKGSPIATAEIEIQHVLAEDQLVVMHYFLTAGEVREAVVDLWRFEEGLIVEHWSVTEMLTPA
- a CDS encoding DUF4360 domain-containing protein, whose amino-acid sequence is MLNALTAGAMAVSSLTAPAAPPPTTEMVIDVVKTNGTGCPPGSAEVIVSPDNKAFTVSYSKFVAQVGPETAATDVRKNCQLLLNVLVPDGYTYAVAGVDYRGYANLQKGVTATESAFYYFQGESHTTEIKHELVGYLADEWQHSDRVPVESMSFLDCDNKRYLSVNTELKVDPANADRSVTNWVAMDSIDGDLETTYHVAWKRC